The following are from one region of the Bradyrhizobium septentrionale genome:
- a CDS encoding sigma-70 family RNA polymerase sigma factor, with the protein MREREDEWTDLMRSAISGDDAAYHRLLKAITPVLRAATRRGLARAGQPVDQSEDIVQDILLAVHLKRQTWDTNAPFAPWLFAIARNKLIDALRRRGRRIFVNIDDFAETLPGETPEPTASPSEVTAQLQALPARQRDVLQSIAVDSASIKDTAAKFSMSEGAVRVALHRGLASLTAKLRDR; encoded by the coding sequence GTGCGCGAACGTGAGGATGAATGGACCGACCTGATGCGGTCGGCCATTTCGGGCGATGACGCGGCGTATCATCGCCTGCTCAAGGCCATCACGCCGGTACTCCGTGCCGCGACGCGCCGTGGCTTGGCGCGCGCGGGACAACCGGTCGATCAGTCCGAGGACATCGTGCAGGACATCTTGCTGGCGGTACATTTGAAGCGGCAGACCTGGGACACGAACGCGCCCTTCGCGCCGTGGCTGTTCGCGATCGCGCGCAACAAGCTGATCGACGCACTGCGCCGCCGCGGCAGGCGCATCTTCGTCAATATCGACGATTTCGCCGAGACGCTGCCGGGGGAAACGCCGGAGCCGACGGCGTCGCCGAGCGAGGTGACCGCCCAGCTGCAGGCGTTGCCGGCACGGCAGCGCGACGTGCTGCAGTCGATTGCGGTCGACAGTGCGTCGATCAAGGATACCGCGGCGAAGTTCTCGATGAGCGAGGGCGCGGTGCGGGTCGCGCTGCATCGCGGGCTTGCGAGCCTGACCGCGAAATTACGGGACCGATGA
- a CDS encoding sigma-70 family RNA polymerase sigma factor, with translation MSATQAASDEVLIARIAQGDRLAMQVLYGRHHVRVYRFGLRLVRDEQVAEDLISEVFLDVWRQAGKFEGRSAVSTWLLAITRFKALSSLRRRKDAELDDEAANAIEDTSDDPETVVQKKDTGDTLRKCLRGLSAEHREIVDLVYYHEKSVEDVAEIVGIPENTVKTRLFYARKKLAELLKAAGVERGWP, from the coding sequence TTGAGCGCGACACAGGCGGCTTCAGACGAGGTTCTGATCGCTCGGATCGCTCAAGGCGACCGGCTCGCCATGCAGGTGCTGTACGGACGGCATCATGTCAGGGTGTACCGCTTCGGGCTTCGGCTCGTGCGGGACGAACAGGTGGCGGAGGACCTCATCAGCGAGGTCTTCCTGGACGTGTGGCGTCAGGCGGGCAAATTCGAGGGACGATCCGCCGTTTCGACCTGGCTGTTGGCGATTACCCGGTTCAAGGCTTTGTCTTCGCTGCGGCGGAGGAAAGACGCCGAACTGGACGATGAGGCCGCGAACGCGATCGAGGACACGTCCGACGATCCGGAAACGGTAGTGCAGAAGAAGGACACCGGCGATACGCTGCGCAAATGCTTGAGGGGGCTATCGGCGGAACACCGGGAGATCGTCGATCTTGTCTACTATCACGAGAAATCCGTGGAAGATGTCGCTGAGATCGTGGGGATTCCGGAGAATACCGTGAAGACGCGCCTGTTCTATGCGCGCAAGAAACTTGCCGAGTTGCTGAAGGCAGCCGGTGTCGAGCGAGGTTGGCCATGA
- a CDS encoding enoyl-CoA hydratase, producing MATFEFIIVESKGPVGVITLNRPKMLNALSFGVFREIAAAVDDLEADDKIGCILITGSEKAFAAGADIKEMQPKGFIDMFNSDFTAIGGDRVARCRKPTIAAVAGYALGGGCELAMMCDIIIAADTAKFGQPEITLGTIPGIGGTQRLTRAIGKSKAMDLCLTGRMMDAAEAERSGLVSRIVPADKLMEEALAAAEKIASMSRPAVAMAKEAINRAFETPLAEGMNVERNLFHSTFALEDRSEGMAAFIEKRKPVNKNR from the coding sequence ATGGCTACGTTCGAATTCATCATCGTCGAAAGCAAGGGACCGGTCGGCGTCATCACCCTGAACCGGCCGAAAATGTTGAATGCGCTGTCGTTCGGCGTGTTCCGCGAGATCGCCGCGGCGGTCGACGATCTCGAGGCCGACGACAAGATCGGCTGCATCCTGATCACCGGCAGCGAGAAGGCCTTCGCGGCCGGCGCCGACATCAAGGAGATGCAACCGAAGGGCTTCATCGACATGTTCAACAGCGACTTCACCGCGATCGGCGGCGACCGCGTGGCCCGTTGCCGCAAGCCGACTATTGCGGCGGTCGCAGGCTATGCGCTGGGCGGCGGCTGCGAACTAGCGATGATGTGCGACATCATCATCGCCGCCGACACCGCCAAGTTCGGCCAGCCGGAAATCACCCTCGGCACCATTCCCGGTATCGGCGGGACGCAGCGCCTGACCCGCGCGATCGGCAAGTCGAAGGCGATGGATCTCTGCCTCACCGGGCGGATGATGGATGCCGCGGAAGCCGAGCGCTCGGGCCTCGTGTCGCGGATCGTTCCGGCCGACAAGCTGATGGAAGAGGCGCTCGCCGCAGCGGAGAAGATCGCCTCGATGTCGCGTCCGGCCGTCGCGATGGCCAAGGAAGCCATCAACCGCGCGTTCGAGACGCCGCTCGCGGAAGGCATGAATGTCGAGCGCAACCTGTTTCACTCGACCTTCGCGCTCGAGGATCGTTCCGAGGGCATGGCGGCCTTCATCGAGAAGCGCAAGCCGGTCAACAAGAACCGCTAA
- a CDS encoding TIGR03808 family TAT-translocated repetitive protein — MDVSRRHLIGASAAGAAGALAMSPDAARAAASAGSLGRDVTQYGVRPGSPDDQTRNLQRAIDDAARAQVPLAFPPGIYRTGLLRLAPGSQLIGVRGASRLVFNGGASLLEGEGAGGIVLMGLSFDGGNVPLPTRRGLVHCLSGRDIRITDCQFIGSGGSGIWFEQMSGDVSNNIFTDIATTALVSFDALGLMVARNTIKGTNDNGIEILRSAIGDDGSIVADNRIEDIKAGPGGSGQYGNAINAFRAGNVIVRGNRIRNCDFSAVRGNSASNIHITDNSVSNVREVALYSEFAFEAAVIANNTVDGAAIGVSVCNFNEGGRIAVVQGNIIRNLLPKRPVGTDPNDGAGIGIYVEADSAVTGNVIENAPTFGIVAGWGKYLRDVAISGNVVRNAFVGIGVSVVPGAGTALINNNMISETPRGAVVGLDHAHPVTTDLSVGGAQQYAQLVVGANAVRR, encoded by the coding sequence ATGGACGTCAGCCGCCGCCATCTGATCGGAGCCTCCGCCGCCGGCGCAGCCGGTGCGCTTGCGATGTCGCCGGACGCTGCGCGCGCGGCCGCCTCGGCGGGCTCGCTCGGCCGCGACGTCACGCAATATGGCGTCCGCCCCGGCAGTCCCGACGACCAGACCCGCAATCTGCAACGCGCGATCGATGATGCGGCGCGCGCACAGGTGCCGCTCGCGTTCCCGCCCGGAATCTACCGCACCGGCCTCCTCCGCCTTGCGCCCGGCAGCCAACTGATCGGCGTGCGCGGCGCCAGCCGCCTGGTGTTCAACGGCGGCGCCTCGCTGCTGGAAGGCGAAGGCGCCGGCGGCATCGTGCTGATGGGTCTCAGCTTCGACGGCGGCAACGTTCCGCTGCCGACGCGGCGCGGCCTCGTGCATTGCCTGTCCGGCCGCGACATCCGCATCACCGATTGCCAGTTCATCGGCAGCGGCGGCAGCGGCATCTGGTTCGAGCAGATGTCGGGCGATGTCAGCAACAACATCTTCACCGACATCGCGACCACGGCGCTGGTGTCGTTCGACGCGCTCGGCCTGATGGTCGCGCGCAACACCATCAAGGGCACCAACGACAACGGCATCGAGATCTTACGCAGCGCGATCGGCGATGACGGCTCGATCGTCGCCGACAACCGGATCGAGGACATCAAGGCCGGCCCCGGCGGTTCCGGACAGTACGGCAACGCCATCAACGCGTTCCGCGCCGGCAACGTGATCGTGCGCGGCAACCGCATCAGGAACTGCGACTTCTCGGCGGTGCGCGGCAACTCCGCCTCCAACATCCACATCACGGACAACAGCGTCAGCAATGTCCGCGAGGTCGCGCTCTACTCGGAGTTCGCGTTCGAGGCCGCGGTGATCGCCAACAATACGGTCGACGGCGCCGCGATCGGCGTCTCCGTGTGCAATTTCAACGAGGGCGGCCGCATCGCAGTGGTCCAGGGCAACATCATCCGCAACCTGCTGCCGAAGCGCCCTGTCGGCACCGACCCCAACGATGGCGCCGGCATCGGCATCTATGTCGAGGCCGACAGCGCCGTCACCGGCAATGTGATCGAGAACGCGCCGACCTTCGGCATCGTCGCCGGCTGGGGCAAATATCTGCGCGACGTCGCGATTTCAGGCAATGTCGTTCGCAACGCCTTTGTCGGCATCGGCGTCTCGGTGGTGCCGGGCGCCGGCACCGCGCTGATCAACAACAACATGATCTCGGAAACCCCGCGCGGCGCGGTGGTCGGGCTCGACCACGCCCACCCCGTCACCACCGACCTGTCAGTAGGTGGCGCCCAGCAATATGCACAGCTGGTGGTCGGCGCGAACGCGGTGCGGCGCTAG
- a CDS encoding DUF2336 domain-containing protein produces MSSKPATAPESLLDELQTTLAHGTVARRVETLRRVTDLFINGSVNYSDEQVVLFDDVFQCLLEHIENSAKALLANRLAPIDTAPPQTIRTLAFDDLIEVAGPVLTLSPRLDDDTLIETARSKSQAHLLAISNRKSLSGAVTDVLVLRGNDEVIQSAVNNPGAEFTERGFTRLISRAEGDDNLSTCVGLRPNIPRHLYLKLVAKASDAVRQRLEAAIPQQAKEIPIAVKEATRRARSASAAVTPDTAIAHALVKSLYQDGRLDEFQLAAFAEAGKFDETNASLAALANVSVSVAENMMIETRAEGVMILAKVSSLSWSTVRAIIDLRDEISGGEPTDLQACKDTYERLRPSTAQQVLRFHRMQQSAPAA; encoded by the coding sequence ATGAGTTCGAAGCCCGCGACCGCCCCCGAAAGTCTGCTCGATGAGCTGCAGACAACCCTCGCCCACGGCACCGTCGCCCGCCGTGTCGAGACGCTGCGTCGCGTCACCGACCTCTTCATCAACGGCTCGGTGAACTATTCGGACGAGCAGGTCGTGCTGTTCGACGACGTCTTCCAATGCCTGCTCGAGCACATCGAGAACTCGGCCAAGGCGCTGCTCGCCAACCGCCTCGCCCCGATCGACACCGCACCGCCGCAGACCATCCGCACCCTGGCGTTCGACGACCTGATCGAGGTCGCCGGCCCGGTGCTGACGCTGTCGCCGCGGCTCGACGACGACACCCTGATCGAGACCGCGCGCAGCAAGAGCCAGGCGCATCTGCTCGCGATCTCCAACCGCAAGTCGCTGAGCGGCGCCGTCACCGATGTGCTGGTGCTGCGCGGCAATGACGAGGTGATCCAGAGCGCGGTCAACAATCCGGGCGCCGAATTCACCGAGCGCGGCTTCACCCGCCTGATCAGCCGCGCCGAGGGCGACGACAATCTGTCGACCTGCGTCGGCCTGCGCCCGAACATCCCGCGGCATCTCTATCTCAAGCTGGTCGCCAAGGCCTCGGACGCGGTCAGGCAGCGGCTCGAAGCTGCCATCCCGCAGCAGGCCAAGGAGATTCCGATCGCGGTGAAGGAAGCCACGCGACGCGCGCGCTCGGCGTCGGCAGCCGTGACGCCCGACACCGCGATCGCGCATGCGCTGGTCAAGTCGCTTTATCAGGACGGCCGGCTCGACGAATTCCAGCTCGCAGCCTTCGCCGAGGCCGGCAAGTTCGACGAAACCAACGCCTCGCTTGCTGCGCTCGCCAATGTCTCGGTCAGCGTCGCCGAGAACATGATGATCGAAACCCGCGCCGAGGGCGTGATGATCCTGGCCAAGGTCTCGAGCCTGTCATGGTCGACGGTGCGGGCGATCATCGATCTGCGCGACGAAATCTCGGGCGGCGAGCCGACCGACCTGCAGGCCTGCAAGGACACCTACGAGCGGCTGCGGCCATCCACCGCGCAGCAGGTGCTCCGCTTCCATCGCATGCAGCAGTCGGCGCCCGCGGCGTGA
- a CDS encoding GGDEF domain-containing protein, with protein MGSAASSLPGPIAGASESGRPRLTVDRLARRARQRRQIQSMIAACFVLDAVVLLIYAHAGTTSVLVATSYALTGLSLVAVYVLLSERGFHERFRDHYLVAPQSAIIMVNLLVFTYIAPEVGVLFLCNLFVVFGFGALRTSARQTAIVWTIMVLGLAALFLGTDKAIGMPTGTRIDRLATMLVFALTIGRCMYLGIFSSSMQQSLYQSGLKLKEAYRRIEELAELDELTGTSNRRSIMRTLEEEIARCARNGSSCAVALIDLDHFKRINDVYGHPIGDEALRTFAIGMFANLRSIDRFGRYGGEEFLLVLPDLSQDQAMRALERLRKIIADLDWSAFSPGMQVTISAGVTTLKPRENSDTLLARADGALYAAKARGRNRIASA; from the coding sequence ATGGGCAGCGCTGCGTCGTCACTTCCCGGCCCGATCGCGGGCGCATCGGAAAGCGGCCGTCCCAGGCTGACGGTCGACCGTCTGGCGCGCCGCGCCAGGCAGCGCCGCCAGATCCAATCGATGATCGCCGCCTGCTTCGTGCTCGATGCCGTAGTGCTGCTGATCTACGCGCATGCCGGCACCACGTCGGTTCTGGTCGCGACCAGCTACGCGCTGACCGGCCTCTCCCTGGTCGCCGTCTATGTGCTGCTGTCGGAGCGCGGCTTTCACGAGCGCTTCCGCGATCACTATCTGGTCGCGCCGCAATCGGCGATCATCATGGTGAACCTGCTGGTGTTCACCTACATCGCGCCGGAAGTCGGCGTGCTGTTCCTCTGCAACCTGTTCGTGGTGTTCGGCTTCGGCGCGCTGCGCACCTCGGCACGGCAGACCGCGATCGTCTGGACCATCATGGTGCTGGGCCTCGCCGCACTCTTCCTCGGAACCGACAAGGCGATCGGGATGCCGACCGGCACCCGGATCGACCGCCTCGCCACCATGCTGGTGTTCGCGCTGACGATCGGGCGCTGCATGTATCTCGGCATCTTCTCCAGCTCGATGCAGCAATCGCTGTATCAGAGCGGACTGAAGCTGAAGGAGGCCTACCGCCGCATCGAGGAGCTCGCCGAGCTTGATGAACTGACCGGCACCTCCAATCGCCGCAGCATCATGCGCACGCTCGAAGAGGAGATCGCGCGCTGCGCCCGCAACGGCAGCTCCTGCGCGGTCGCGCTGATCGACCTCGACCATTTCAAGCGGATCAACGACGTCTACGGCCATCCGATCGGCGACGAGGCGCTGCGCACCTTCGCCATCGGCATGTTCGCCAATCTCCGCAGCATCGATCGCTTCGGCCGCTACGGCGGCGAGGAATTCCTGCTCGTGCTGCCCGACCTGTCGCAGGATCAGGCGATGCGCGCGCTCGAACGGCTGCGCAAGATCATCGCCGATCTCGACTGGAGCGCGTTCTCGCCGGGCATGCAGGTGACGATCTCCGCCGGCGTCACGACGCTGAAGCCGCGCGAAAACTCCGACACATTACTCGCCCGCGCCGATGGCGCGCTTTACGCAGCCAAGGCCCGGGGACGCAACCGCATCGCCAGCGCCTGA
- a CDS encoding TIGR03809 family protein: MTHRTDVARGQQIVARWCNLAEQRLEHLTELFETGRWRRYHSEQAFLENIREARAAVEIWRELLSREASLDNSPIDLSWLGRGKSTLPPPYISSAPYVSPAPERRSDAATLAEAAMNAVAAALETATEVLEEPPTVADAPPLEMPPPVMRPPVLDLDTIQRRYPLLRNAL; the protein is encoded by the coding sequence ATGACACATCGGACCGACGTGGCCAGGGGCCAGCAGATCGTTGCACGCTGGTGCAACCTGGCCGAGCAAAGGCTGGAACACCTTACCGAACTGTTCGAAACCGGACGTTGGCGCCGCTATCACAGCGAGCAGGCCTTCCTTGAGAACATCAGGGAAGCACGGGCCGCGGTCGAGATCTGGCGGGAATTGCTGTCGCGCGAGGCCTCGCTCGACAATTCGCCGATCGATCTGTCCTGGCTCGGTCGCGGCAAGTCCACATTGCCACCGCCTTACATCTCGTCGGCGCCCTACGTCTCGCCCGCACCGGAGCGCCGGTCGGACGCTGCGACATTGGCGGAGGCCGCGATGAATGCGGTCGCGGCCGCGCTGGAGACGGCGACGGAAGTCCTGGAGGAGCCGCCCACCGTGGCCGACGCGCCGCCGCTGGAGATGCCGCCGCCGGTGATGCGGCCGCCGGTGCTCGACCTCGACACCATCCAGCGACGCTATCCCTTGCTGCGCAACGCGCTGTAG
- a CDS encoding NrsF family protein, which produces MDTDQLIRTLAADNAYRARPVGLALMLALLAAAPVSLLIFFAELGARPDVMTAMHNPFFDLKFAVTLALAASAIAVSLHLSRPEASLRGFGWWLLIPAGILVAAISGEMMMPQRTPMMTRLIGKNSMACMTAIPAMSLPLLVGALYGLRQGAPARPAVAGAIAGLLSAGLAATIYASHCTDDSPLFVATWYTLATAIVASVGALMGQRALRY; this is translated from the coding sequence ATGGATACGGATCAACTCATTCGAACCCTTGCCGCCGACAATGCCTATCGTGCGCGGCCGGTCGGTCTTGCGCTGATGCTGGCGCTGCTGGCGGCGGCGCCGGTTTCGCTCCTGATCTTCTTCGCCGAGCTCGGCGCGCGGCCCGACGTGATGACCGCAATGCATAATCCGTTCTTCGACCTGAAGTTCGCGGTCACGCTGGCGCTCGCCGCCTCGGCGATTGCGGTCAGCCTGCATCTGTCACGGCCGGAAGCCTCGCTGCGCGGCTTCGGCTGGTGGCTGCTGATCCCGGCCGGCATCCTCGTTGCTGCGATCAGTGGCGAGATGATGATGCCGCAGCGTACGCCGATGATGACGCGGCTGATCGGCAAGAACTCGATGGCGTGCATGACTGCGATCCCGGCGATGTCGCTGCCGCTGTTGGTCGGCGCGCTGTACGGGCTGCGGCAGGGCGCCCCGGCGCGGCCCGCGGTCGCCGGCGCAATCGCAGGCCTGCTCTCGGCCGGACTGGCGGCGACGATCTATGCGTCGCATTGCACCGATGACTCGCCGCTGTTCGTCGCCACCTGGTACACGCTGGCGACCGCGATCGTCGCGAGCGTCGGCGCCCTGATGGGACAGCGGGCGCTTAGGTATTGA